In the genome of Notamacropus eugenii isolate mMacEug1 chromosome 5, mMacEug1.pri_v2, whole genome shotgun sequence, one region contains:
- the LOC140506084 gene encoding olfactory receptor 10D1B-like, whose amino-acid sequence MKNHTVVTEFILLGIPHTEGMEIELFFVFLSFYFFTLIGNLTILLAIISSSRLHTPMYFFLCQLSIFDIFFPSVSSPKMLFFLSGNSHTISYGGCVCQLFFYHFLGCTECFLYTVMAYDRFVAICYPLRYTVIMNHKVCAILAIGTSFFGCIQATFLTVLTFQLPYCGPNKVEYFFCDIPVMLKLACADTSALEMVGFISVGLMPFSCFLLILTSYSCIVCSILRIRSAEGRRRAFSTCSAHLTAILLFYMPVVLIYLQPTPNPWLNATVQILNNLVTPMLNPLIYSLRNKEVKSSLRKVLQQIGFLPEQ is encoded by the coding sequence ATGAAGAATCATACAGTGGTAACTGAGTTCATCCTTCTAGGAATCCCCCACACAGAAGGGATGGAGATTGAACTCTTCTTTGTGTTCTTATCTTTCTACTTCTTTACCTTAATAGGGAACCTAACTATTCTGTTAGCCATAATTTCTTCTTCTCGTCTTCACACCCCCATGTATTTCTTTCTGTGCCAGTTGTCTATTTTTgacatattttttccttcagtgagtTCCCCCAAGATGCTATTCTTCCTTTCTGGGAATAGCCATACCATATCCTATGGGGGCTGTGTATGCCAACTCTTTTTCTATCATTTCCTTGGCTGCACTGAGTGTTTCCTATATACTGTGATGGCCTATGACCGCTTTGTTGCCATCTGTTACCCTCTTCGGTACACAGTCATCATGAACCATAAGGTATGTGCCATCTTGGCCATAGGGACCTCATTTTTCGGCTGTATTCAGGCCACCTTCCTCACTGTTCTCACCTTCCAGTTGCCCTACTGTGGACCCAATAAGGTGGAATACTTCTTCTGTGATATCCCAGTGATGCTGAAGTTAGCCTGTGCAGATACCTCAGCCCTGGAGATGGTGGGTTTCATTAGTGTGGGTCTCATGCCTTTCAGCTGCTTTCTTCTCATCCTTACTTCTTATAGTTGCATTGTTTGCTCCATCTTGAGGATACGCTCAGCTGAGGGCAGACGTAGAGCCTTCTCCACTTGCAGTGCTCACCTCACAGCCATCCTCCTATTTTATATGCCTGTGGTCCTCATCTACCTACAGCCTACCCCCAATCCTTGGCTGAATGCCACTGTTCAGATTCTGAATAATTTGGTCACCCCCATGCTGAACCCTTTGATCTATAGTTTGAGGAACAAAGAGGTAAAATCATCCCTAAGGAAGGTACTACAGCAGATTGGGTTCCTACCTGAGCAGTGA
- the LOC140506083 gene encoding olfactory receptor 10D1B-like — MKNYTVVSEFILLGIPHTKGLEIQLFIVFLSFYFFTLLGNLIILLAIISSSRLHTPMYFFLCKLSILDIFFPSVSSPKMLFYLSGKSHAISYGGCICQLFFYHFLGCTECFLCTVMAYDRFIAICFPLRYRIIMSHKVCAILATGTSFFGCIQAIFLTALTFQLPYCGPNKVDYYFCDIPVMLKLACADTSALEMVGFISVGLMPLSCFLLILTSYSRIVWSILKIRTAEGRYRDFSTCSAHLTAILLLYIPVVLIYLQPTPNPWLNATVQILNNLVTPMLNPLIFSLRNKEVKASLKKVLQQVGFLSEK, encoded by the coding sequence ATGAAGAATTATACAGTAGTGAGTGAATTTATTCTCCTGGGAATCCCCCACACCAAGGGACTAGAGATTCaactttttattgtgtttttatctttctatttctttaccCTGCTGGGGAACCTGATTATTTTATTAGCCATTATCTCTTCATCTCGCCTTCATACACCTATGTATTTCTTTCTGTGTAAACtctctattttggacatatttttCCCTTCAGTGAGTTCACCCAAAATGTTGTTCTACCTCTCTGGGAAAAGCCATGCCATCTCCTATGGGGGCTGTATATGCCAACTCTTTTTCTATCATTTCCTTGGCTGTACGGAATGTTTTCTGTGCACTGTGATGGCCTATGACCGTTTTATTGCCATTTGTTTTCCTCTGAGGTACAGAATCATCATGAGCCACAAGGTATGTGCCATATTGGCCACAGGGACCTCATTTTTTGGCTGTATTCAGGCCATCTTCCTAACTGCCCTCACCTTCCAGTTACCCTACTGTGGACCCAATAAGGTAGACTATTACTTCTGTGATATCCCAGTGATGCTGAAGCTCGCCTGTGCAGATACCTCAGCCCTAGAGATGGTGGGTTTCATCAGCGTAGGCcttatgccacttagctgcttccTTCTTATACTTACTTCTTATAGTCGCATTGTTTGGTCCATCTTGAAGATCCGCACTGCAGAGGGACGGTACAGAGACTTCTCCACTTGCAGTGCTCACCTCACAGCCATTCTTCTCTTATATATACCTGTTGTCCTCATTTACTTACAGCCTACCCCCAATCCTTGGCTGAATGCCACTGTTCAAATACTGAATAATCTGGTTACCCCTATGCTGAACCCCTTGATCTTCAGCCTAAGGAACAAGGAAGTGAAAGCATCCTTAAAAAAGGTGCTACAGCAGGTTGGGTTCCTTtctgagaagtga